The Yersinia entomophaga nucleotide sequence CTCGAATAGCCAAAGAAGGCAGTTTACTTATCGGTGGATATACCCGCGAACAATTAGAAGAAACCGAGGAGAAAATCCCGCTACTCGGTAGTATCCCTTATTTAGGGCGACTATTCAGCTATAGAAGTACTAATCAACAAAAAATGATTAGGGTTTTTCTGATCCAGCCTCGTTTATTAAGTGAGTCAGAGGCCTGGGATGGTAGGCAATTTTCAGAAAAAGAGCGTTTGAGCGATAGAATAAAAAACAAAAATGAACAGCTACAAGGAACGATAAAATTATTGCAGAACTATATGGATAGTCCATGGCCATAGCCCCACTTGGTGGAAACTCACGTTATATCTCGGCGCAACGTGATAAGAATGAGGAAGCTCAAAACACTGCTGGTGACAGTGAGAATACGCTACGTGGGCAAGGCATCATCGATAACACTAGCGAATATGCATCAATGGCGATGTTAGCCTCGCAGTTTAATCGGCGCAAAGAATTACGTTCATCGAGTGATGATAATACGATATTTACCGAGAGAATTTTGGATGATAACGCTGACGAGAAAGTAAGTCATATTGAAAAAATCATTAATCGCGAGGAAATGACTCCTCCCAAATTACGTTCTTTTCTGGCTCAGTTGTTTCCTGATACCAGCGACATGTTGATGGTTATTTTTGAGCTCCTACGACGAAAAAAACTAACCAGTAAGATCGTTAGTAATTTAAATACGTTGAAAAGTGTCTTAACCGAAGAAGATACAGAGCGTAGGACTGAAGCGGGCGTTAACGTAGCATTATCGGCAAGGTTGTTCTCGCATTCCTTGGATAAGACATCGATTCAACTGCGGGATATATATCGTGACTTTATTTGCTACGATGGCCCAATCATTTATATTTACGAACAATGGGTAAGTGAAATAACGAGTCAGCAACGAGAAATTATGCTGCGTTACCTAACACGTTCACTAGCTTGCGATTTGCAATCTATCCCTACAGGAAATATTAACGTTGTAGAATTTGGTGATCTATTCCGTAGAGTTGGTGGTTTAAGGGAGATTCAATCAGTTGAGATTC carries:
- the sctW gene encoding type III secretion system gatekeeper subunit SctW, which gives rise to MAIAPLGGNSRYISAQRDKNEEAQNTAGDSENTLRGQGIIDNTSEYASMAMLASQFNRRKELRSSSDDNTIFTERILDDNADEKVSHIEKIINREEMTPPKLRSFLAQLFPDTSDMLMVIFELLRRKKLTSKIVSNLNTLKSVLTEEDTERRTEAGVNVALSARLFSHSLDKTSIQLRDIYRDFICYDGPIIYIYEQWVSEITSQQREIMLRYLTRSLACDLQSIPTGNINVVEFGDLFRRVGGLREIQSVEIHFLQKIMSTELISISNDQELSNLFVSGIRNIDNYKISLAKFYSEKLSLVTYETKAIFLQLLLSGFSSVSVDIFFSLEKRDKLIHLMKEKISQIKLKEDAVKRINKVKSRDENA